In one Corallococcus sp. EGB genomic region, the following are encoded:
- a CDS encoding universal stress protein — protein MPLLPAGLLRAQRGLHRVAVGLDFSLQSEFALARALRLPLAHGAAFSVLHVSRWDGHKGSDGMVGSERCLRRSVSSVAKRLRQRPDVDVREELRTGDAPHEAAELAKDQGVEVLVVGRPHPGPPVVPLPEDSMVMRLVREVDASVLVVMPHPGRVYHRPLVAVNFSRESRRALELTMRLCPASTPIEVLHVVDVREEAAALHRRDAPLALELRLRQEREDATRRALGRFLAPYRETGRALEIRLRFGDPRECILAEARERDSDLLTLGMSSANPPSSLTEFVVRHSPCDVLISRHVAPPGALPDGVVAPTS, from the coding sequence TTGCCGCTGCTGCCCGCCGGCCTCCTGCGTGCTCAGCGGGGGCTGCACCGGGTGGCGGTGGGGTTGGACTTCTCCCTGCAGTCCGAGTTCGCGCTGGCCCGCGCGCTGCGGCTCCCGCTCGCGCATGGGGCGGCCTTCAGCGTGCTGCACGTGAGCCGGTGGGATGGCCACAAGGGCTCGGACGGGATGGTGGGCAGCGAGCGATGCCTGCGCCGGTCGGTGTCATCCGTGGCGAAGCGGCTGCGGCAGCGGCCGGACGTGGACGTGCGCGAGGAGCTGCGCACCGGGGACGCGCCCCACGAGGCGGCGGAGCTGGCGAAGGACCAGGGCGTGGAGGTGCTGGTGGTGGGCCGGCCGCACCCGGGCCCCCCGGTGGTGCCGCTGCCGGAGGACTCCATGGTGATGCGGCTGGTGCGGGAGGTGGACGCGTCCGTGCTGGTGGTGATGCCGCACCCGGGCCGCGTCTATCACCGCCCCCTCGTCGCGGTGAACTTCTCGCGGGAGTCGCGCCGCGCGCTGGAGCTGACGATGCGCCTGTGTCCCGCGTCGACCCCCATCGAGGTGCTGCACGTGGTGGACGTGCGCGAGGAGGCGGCGGCCCTGCACCGGCGGGACGCGCCCCTGGCGCTGGAGCTGCGGCTGCGGCAGGAGCGTGAGGACGCGACGCGCAGGGCGCTCGGGCGCTTCCTCGCGCCCTACCGCGAGACGGGCCGCGCGCTGGAGATCCGCCTGCGCTTCGGGGACCCGCGCGAGTGCATCCTCGCGGAGGCCCGGGAGCGCGACTCGGACCTGCTCACGCTGGGCATGTCCTCCGCGAATCCGCCGTCCTCGTTGACCGAGTTCGTGGTGCGGCACTCGCCCTGCGACGTGCTCATCTCCCGGCACGTGGCCCCGCCCGGCGCCCTGCCGGACGGCGTGGTCGCCCCCACCTCCTGA
- a CDS encoding CsbD family protein, translating to MGEWTDKAKGKVKETVGVATGDRSLEAEGKADTLKGKVKGVVEDVKHAIKDKRDEREEARRGDADPQ from the coding sequence ATGGGCGAGTGGACTGACAAGGCCAAGGGCAAGGTGAAGGAAACCGTGGGGGTCGCGACCGGCGACCGCTCCCTGGAAGCCGAGGGCAAGGCGGACACCCTCAAGGGCAAGGTCAAGGGCGTGGTCGAGGACGTGAAGCACGCCATCAAGGACAAGCGCGACGAGCGCGAGGAAGCGCGCCGCGGCGACGCGGATCCGCAGTAG
- a CDS encoding methyl-accepting chemotaxis protein: MIQPSSTSTQALLFKLLLLRTLVVTVAVAPAIYVDMQLLDVDASMAGFVLGVVTPIVIGGLALVVPIGAVGALLRHAVEAEASPAERLGRLLRLPGVLTFVEAQAGWFLGGIFFNGAIGLALDRPPRVILVGVAVAMSAGLFSAPIMYMLYEKALAAVTLEAFRRAPHERPVGEGLFLPRQSWFLPAIVVSALLITCITSIATLQLRLEKNLSALADDLELSGEYRGAARVRSRIHPLQRDLTLPVAFLGGFAALGAIFTAAWAARRLAQGAKAVGASLDALVEGRASPPQWVSTDELGDLSARTWLLYEQLQELPRSLRSSAGHLAKAGTRLTEASDQQNRTLSRQASAIHQARTTAQEIQQMSKLAASRAGSVLQVAERTAAMGRLGEESLAGTEQGLDDIRGLTHGLNQQVADLGTRAREVGRVSEVVKSLADQSHMLAINAAIEASRAGEQGRGFAVVARQMRELADQSIKATGQVRGLLEGMEAATGEAVITADKSAQGVEAALVPLRKSGERLRELIKLTHESASAVRQIAEAVAQQHAGVDQLFSAVSEMDELMAATLRQLGTTQEAATAVAQATGQVSELAERYVS; the protein is encoded by the coding sequence ATGATACAGCCCTCCTCCACCTCGACCCAGGCGCTGCTCTTCAAGCTGCTGTTGCTGCGCACGCTGGTCGTCACGGTGGCGGTGGCGCCGGCCATCTACGTCGACATGCAGCTGTTGGACGTGGACGCGAGCATGGCGGGGTTCGTGCTGGGCGTCGTCACGCCCATCGTGATTGGCGGGCTGGCGCTGGTGGTGCCCATTGGGGCGGTGGGGGCGCTCTTGCGGCACGCGGTGGAGGCGGAGGCGAGTCCGGCGGAGCGGCTGGGGCGGCTGTTGCGGCTGCCGGGCGTGCTCACGTTCGTGGAGGCGCAGGCGGGCTGGTTCCTGGGCGGCATCTTCTTCAACGGCGCCATTGGCCTGGCGCTGGACCGGCCGCCGCGCGTCATCCTGGTGGGCGTGGCGGTGGCGATGAGCGCGGGCCTCTTCAGCGCGCCCATCATGTACATGCTCTACGAGAAGGCGCTGGCGGCGGTGACGCTGGAGGCGTTCCGCCGGGCGCCGCACGAGCGCCCTGTCGGCGAGGGGCTGTTCCTGCCGCGGCAGAGCTGGTTCCTGCCGGCCATCGTGGTGTCCGCGCTGCTGATTACGTGCATCACGAGCATCGCCACGTTGCAGCTGCGGCTGGAGAAGAACCTGTCGGCGCTGGCGGATGACCTGGAGCTGTCGGGCGAGTACCGGGGCGCGGCGCGGGTGCGCTCGCGCATCCACCCGCTGCAGCGCGACCTGACGTTGCCGGTGGCGTTCCTGGGTGGGTTCGCGGCGCTGGGGGCCATCTTCACGGCGGCGTGGGCGGCGCGCCGGCTGGCGCAGGGGGCGAAGGCGGTGGGGGCGTCGCTGGACGCGCTGGTGGAGGGCCGCGCGTCGCCGCCGCAGTGGGTGTCCACGGATGAGCTGGGGGACTTGTCCGCGCGCACGTGGTTGCTCTACGAGCAGTTGCAGGAGCTGCCCCGGTCGTTGCGCTCGTCCGCGGGGCACCTGGCGAAGGCGGGCACGCGGCTGACGGAGGCGAGCGACCAGCAGAACCGCACGCTGTCGCGGCAGGCGTCGGCCATCCACCAGGCGCGCACGACGGCGCAGGAGATCCAGCAGATGTCCAAGCTGGCGGCCAGCCGCGCGGGGAGCGTCCTGCAGGTGGCGGAGCGCACCGCGGCGATGGGCAGGCTGGGCGAGGAGTCGCTGGCGGGCACGGAGCAGGGGCTCGACGACATCCGGGGCCTGACGCACGGGTTGAATCAGCAGGTGGCGGACCTGGGCACGCGGGCCCGCGAGGTGGGCCGGGTGTCGGAGGTGGTGAAGTCGCTGGCGGACCAGTCGCACATGCTGGCCATCAACGCGGCCATCGAGGCGAGCCGCGCGGGCGAGCAGGGCCGGGGCTTCGCGGTGGTGGCCCGGCAGATGCGGGAGCTGGCGGACCAGTCCATCAAGGCGACAGGGCAGGTGCGCGGGCTGCTGGAGGGCATGGAGGCCGCGACGGGTGAGGCGGTCATCACCGCGGACAAGAGCGCGCAGGGCGTGGAGGCGGCGCTGGTGCCGCTGCGCAAGAGCGGCGAGCGGCTGCGGGAGCTCATCAAGCTGACGCACGAGTCCGCGTCAGCGGTGCGGCAGATCGCCGAGGCCGTGGCGCAGCAGCACGCGGGCGTGGATCAGCTGTTCAGCGCGGTGAGCGAGATGGACGAGCTGATGGCCGCGACGCTGCGGCAGCTGGGCACGACGCAGGAGGCGGCGACGGCGGTGGCCCAGGCGACGGGGCAGGTGTCGGAGCTGGCGGAGCGGTACGTGTCGTAG
- a CDS encoding VOC family protein, with the protein MKLNHLDLQVPDVQATARFFMRYCGFTSHAKNHDSPAIAILGGADGFVLVLQRRKRDTDVFPEDFHVGFLHDAEAPVLAFQERVKADGLEVSDVIRNNRGTLVYCRAPGGILVEVSCRPGAA; encoded by the coding sequence ATGAAGCTGAACCACCTTGATCTGCAGGTCCCCGACGTCCAGGCCACCGCCCGCTTCTTCATGCGCTACTGCGGCTTCACGTCGCACGCGAAGAACCATGACTCGCCCGCCATCGCCATCCTCGGCGGGGCGGACGGCTTCGTGCTCGTCCTCCAGCGCCGCAAGCGCGACACCGACGTCTTCCCCGAGGACTTCCACGTCGGCTTCCTCCACGACGCCGAAGCCCCCGTGCTCGCCTTCCAGGAGCGCGTGAAGGCTGACGGCCTGGAGGTGTCCGACGTCATCCGCAACAACCGGGGCACCCTCGTCTACTGCCGCGCGCCCGGCGGCATCCTCGTGGAGGTGAGCTGCCGTCCCGGCGCCGCGTGA
- the dgt gene encoding dGTP triphosphohydrolase — protein sequence MALDWKTLLCDTRIREAEGGRGSSPLEDDGRSQFDRDYDRTVFSTPVRRLKDKTQVFPLEPNDAVRTRLTHSLEVSTLARGLARGAARWMLRAHHLESVQQALDIEAIAATCGLIHDLGNPPFGHAGEEAISSWFKKNFGETGQGLFPGTEGRDGQLRNDFLLFEGNAQTLRIVSRLQLLADSYGLNLTVGTLSAAMKYTAASDATSESGPADKKKPGYFASERAIVDRVRTLTGTGSARNPIAYLVEACDDMVYATVDIEAGVKKGIVSWPEVEALLEKHDDSGMAKTVLKSVHDYIEKADTPLEGRARDEALAQHFRTVVIGEAKREILAAFHKHYARLMQGEALEQGDLISASGASRLIEVCKRFGRERVYNAPETLRLETLGRRVIHGLMDIFWEGARACPVPMDPVSKAWKKFCKSPEGKVYNLLSRNYRTAFEAACKNSSLPSLYHRYQLVTDYVCGMTDTFACDLHAQLTHG from the coding sequence GTGGCGCTGGATTGGAAGACATTGCTGTGTGACACACGGATCCGTGAGGCGGAGGGTGGACGCGGTTCCTCTCCGCTGGAGGATGATGGCCGGTCCCAGTTCGACCGGGACTATGACCGGACCGTCTTCTCCACTCCCGTCCGGCGCCTGAAGGACAAGACCCAGGTCTTCCCACTGGAGCCAAACGACGCGGTCCGGACGCGCCTGACGCATTCCCTGGAGGTTTCGACGCTGGCGCGGGGCCTCGCGCGAGGCGCGGCCCGATGGATGCTGCGAGCGCATCACCTGGAATCCGTCCAGCAGGCCCTCGACATCGAAGCCATCGCGGCGACCTGTGGCCTCATCCACGACCTGGGCAATCCTCCGTTCGGTCATGCGGGCGAGGAGGCCATCAGCAGCTGGTTCAAGAAGAACTTCGGCGAGACGGGACAGGGGCTCTTCCCTGGGACGGAGGGGCGTGACGGCCAGCTCCGGAATGATTTCTTGCTGTTCGAGGGAAACGCCCAGACGCTACGCATCGTGTCGCGCCTTCAACTGCTCGCGGACTCCTACGGGCTGAATCTGACGGTGGGCACGCTGTCGGCCGCGATGAAGTACACGGCTGCTTCGGATGCGACCTCCGAGAGCGGGCCCGCCGACAAGAAGAAGCCCGGTTACTTCGCTTCGGAACGGGCCATCGTCGACAGGGTCCGGACCCTGACGGGCACCGGGTCCGCACGCAACCCCATCGCGTATCTGGTGGAAGCCTGTGATGACATGGTCTACGCGACCGTGGACATCGAGGCCGGGGTCAAGAAGGGCATCGTGAGCTGGCCGGAGGTCGAAGCCCTCCTGGAGAAGCACGATGACTCGGGCATGGCGAAGACCGTCCTCAAGAGCGTCCATGACTACATCGAGAAGGCGGACACACCGCTGGAGGGACGGGCTCGGGACGAGGCCCTCGCGCAGCACTTCCGGACGGTGGTCATCGGCGAGGCCAAGCGGGAAATCCTCGCGGCCTTCCACAAGCACTACGCCCGGCTCATGCAGGGCGAAGCGCTCGAGCAGGGCGACCTCATCAGCGCCAGTGGAGCCTCGCGCCTCATCGAGGTCTGCAAACGGTTCGGGCGAGAGCGCGTCTACAACGCTCCGGAGACGCTCCGCTTGGAGACCCTGGGCCGCCGTGTCATCCATGGCCTGATGGACATCTTCTGGGAGGGGGCTCGCGCATGCCCGGTCCCCATGGACCCCGTGAGCAAGGCCTGGAAGAAGTTCTGCAAGAGTCCTGAGGGCAAGGTCTACAACCTGCTGTCGAGGAACTACCGGACCGCGTTCGAAGCCGCCTGCAAGAACTCGAGCCTTCCTTCGCTGTACCATCGCTACCAGTTGGTGACCGACTACGTTTGTGGAATGACAGACACCTTCGCTTGCGACCTCCATGCGCAGCTCACCCACGGATAG
- a CDS encoding NAD(P)/FAD-dependent oxidoreductase, giving the protein MVQHVIVVGAGPGGLTAAINLAGQGFRVTVVEKDAVPGGRMKGLTLGQAGEYAVDTGPSILQLPGILKQIFQRAGKRLEDYVTLVPVDPNTRVHFWDGTHLDTRRDLERMGRDLEAFGAGKGRGLQEWMEDGRRKYALAYEKFICTNAGGLDYYAPWRLAPTLRFKPWQTLYKQLDSFFHDDRMTYALAYPSKYLGLHPTTCSSVFSVIPFIELAFGVWHVRGGFRELARGMMKCAQDLGATFRMGTAVERVRTEAGRAVGVRLTSGEVLDADAVVVNADLAYAARKLVAPELREGTRLSDGALERAKYSCSTFMAYYGLDTTYADLPHHLIYLSESARRTDRDALEDRTVDVDDPPFYVCNPGVTDGSGAPKGHSTLYVLVPTPNTARPVDWAKTEATLRERIPRMLEKVGIKNLREHVKAERYFTAETWRDDFNVFRGAVFNLSHTWMQLGPLRPRVKNAQVEGLYFVGGGTHPGSGLLTIMESANIAADYLTREAGKGPLKGWPYVPPLEDDGEQAPLRVARSG; this is encoded by the coding sequence ATGGTTCAGCACGTCATCGTCGTGGGCGCGGGACCGGGAGGCCTGACGGCCGCCATCAACCTGGCGGGGCAGGGCTTCCGGGTCACGGTGGTGGAGAAGGACGCGGTGCCTGGTGGCCGGATGAAGGGGCTCACGCTGGGCCAGGCTGGCGAGTACGCGGTGGACACGGGGCCGTCCATCCTCCAGCTGCCGGGCATCCTGAAGCAGATCTTCCAGCGCGCGGGGAAGCGGCTGGAGGACTACGTCACGCTGGTGCCGGTGGACCCGAACACGCGCGTGCACTTCTGGGACGGCACGCACCTGGACACGCGGCGGGACCTGGAGCGGATGGGCCGGGACCTGGAGGCGTTCGGGGCGGGGAAGGGGCGGGGGCTCCAGGAGTGGATGGAGGACGGGAGGAGGAAGTACGCGCTCGCGTACGAGAAGTTCATCTGCACGAACGCGGGCGGCCTGGACTACTACGCGCCCTGGCGGCTCGCGCCCACGCTGCGTTTCAAGCCGTGGCAGACGCTCTACAAGCAGCTGGATTCGTTCTTCCACGACGACCGGATGACGTACGCGCTGGCGTACCCGTCGAAGTACCTGGGGCTGCACCCGACGACGTGTTCGTCGGTGTTCAGCGTGATTCCGTTCATCGAGCTGGCCTTCGGCGTGTGGCACGTGCGTGGCGGCTTCCGGGAGCTGGCGCGAGGAATGATGAAGTGCGCGCAGGACCTGGGCGCGACGTTCCGCATGGGCACGGCGGTGGAGCGCGTGCGCACGGAGGCGGGGCGCGCGGTGGGCGTCCGGTTGACGAGCGGCGAGGTGTTGGACGCGGACGCGGTGGTGGTGAACGCGGACCTGGCCTACGCGGCGCGGAAGCTGGTGGCGCCGGAGCTGCGCGAGGGCACGCGGTTGTCGGACGGGGCGCTGGAGCGGGCGAAGTATTCGTGCAGCACGTTCATGGCGTACTACGGGTTGGACACGACGTACGCGGACCTGCCGCACCACCTCATCTACCTGTCGGAGAGCGCGAGGCGCACGGACCGGGACGCGCTGGAGGACCGCACGGTGGACGTGGACGACCCGCCCTTCTACGTGTGCAACCCGGGGGTGACGGACGGCTCGGGGGCGCCGAAGGGGCACTCCACGCTGTACGTGCTGGTGCCCACGCCCAACACGGCGCGCCCGGTGGACTGGGCGAAGACGGAGGCGACGCTGCGCGAGCGCATCCCGAGGATGCTGGAGAAGGTGGGCATCAAGAACCTGCGCGAGCACGTGAAGGCGGAGCGCTACTTCACGGCGGAGACGTGGAGGGACGACTTCAACGTGTTTCGGGGCGCGGTGTTCAACCTGTCTCACACGTGGATGCAGCTGGGCCCGCTGCGGCCGCGCGTGAAGAACGCGCAGGTGGAGGGGCTGTACTTCGTGGGCGGCGGCACGCACCCGGGAAGCGGGCTCTTGACCATCATGGAGAGCGCGAACATCGCGGCGGACTACCTCACGCGGGAAGCCGGCAAGGGGCCGCTGAAGGGCTGGCCGTACGTGCCGCCGCTGGAGGATGACGGCGAACAGGCGCCGCTCCGCGTGGCGCGGAGCGGCTGA
- a CDS encoding chemotaxis protein CheW yields MNPPSEARPQEVLLFTLERQRYGLPVEDVRELVRAARLTPLPQAPDVVEGLLNLRGDLLPVLDLRRRFRHPARALSPMDHFIVASAGVRRVALRVDRAEGLHAVTAGEWDPSPRELPGVGYVAGAAKLPDGLVLVHDLRAFLSEAEALQLDAALGALPEPS; encoded by the coding sequence ATGAATCCCCCCTCGGAGGCCCGCCCACAGGAAGTCCTGTTGTTCACCCTGGAGCGGCAGCGCTACGGCCTGCCCGTGGAGGACGTGCGAGAGCTGGTGCGCGCCGCGCGCCTCACGCCCCTGCCCCAGGCCCCGGACGTCGTGGAGGGCCTGCTCAACCTGCGCGGCGACCTGCTGCCCGTGCTGGACCTGCGCCGCCGCTTCCGCCACCCCGCTCGCGCGCTGTCGCCCATGGACCACTTCATCGTCGCTTCCGCCGGAGTGCGGCGGGTGGCGCTGCGCGTGGACCGGGCCGAAGGACTGCACGCCGTCACCGCCGGGGAGTGGGACCCGTCCCCCCGGGAGCTGCCGGGCGTGGGGTACGTGGCCGGGGCCGCGAAGCTCCCGGACGGGCTCGTGCTCGTGCACGACCTGCGCGCCTTCCTCTCCGAGGCGGAAGCCCTGCAACTCGACGCCGCGCTCGGAGCCCTTCCGGAGCCCTCTTGA
- a CDS encoding CheR family methyltransferase produces MIGGVLPPGFKEVLALVEERAGLAAPSCLAAALEGIQRAMARASQEDVEVYLRELSFDNALLDDLLTELTIGETYFFRTHEHFDHLRRVVLPELRERRGPDHLVRAWSAACSSGEEPYSIAALLMAEGWEEHMSVRATDVSRTALHRAQQARYTDWSLRGPSADRMRPHLTQEGRFYRLSQDVKRHVQLGYLNLALETWPSAESGIWQLDVIFCRNVLIYFNRATIEGVARRLHASLDDGGYLFTGPSDPPLGDYAPFEPVLTEWGVLYRKPLAGANAGHVVPLQPLAPLRADGTPFTAAPPSASAPGRPSAAGAEGVGPRGAGPTGAPAPGTGVSSGAPAPAPGPLGGGARAPGTSPARGTPASGTPPAVRSGESSASGTRTRFTLSVEALEAVRVALARGDWREAARRAGAHSADPEGALTAVRALANLDPRAALFACEEASVRHPLVAGLRYLEALLLLGQARLDEAERSARQALYLEPGLAVGHLLLGHVLRRRDQPAAAARAYREAEGLCRKLPPEALVPLAEGERAGALADVARQEWRRLERTEG; encoded by the coding sequence TTGATTGGCGGCGTCCTGCCCCCGGGCTTCAAGGAGGTGCTCGCCCTGGTGGAGGAGCGCGCGGGGCTCGCCGCGCCCAGCTGCCTGGCCGCCGCGCTGGAGGGCATCCAGCGCGCCATGGCCCGCGCCAGCCAGGAGGACGTGGAGGTCTACCTGCGCGAGCTGTCGTTCGACAACGCGCTCCTGGACGACCTGCTCACCGAGCTCACCATCGGGGAGACGTACTTCTTCCGCACCCACGAGCACTTCGACCACCTGCGCCGCGTGGTGCTGCCGGAGCTGCGCGAGCGCCGAGGGCCGGACCACCTGGTGCGCGCGTGGAGCGCGGCGTGCTCCTCCGGCGAGGAGCCCTACTCCATCGCCGCGCTGCTGATGGCCGAGGGCTGGGAAGAGCACATGTCCGTGCGCGCGACGGACGTGTCACGCACGGCGCTCCACCGCGCCCAGCAGGCCCGCTACACGGACTGGTCCCTGCGCGGCCCCTCCGCGGACCGCATGCGCCCCCACCTCACGCAGGAGGGCCGCTTCTACCGGCTGTCCCAGGACGTGAAGCGCCACGTGCAGCTGGGCTACCTCAACCTGGCGCTGGAGACGTGGCCTTCGGCGGAGAGCGGCATCTGGCAGCTGGACGTCATCTTCTGCCGCAACGTCCTCATCTACTTCAACCGCGCCACCATCGAGGGCGTGGCGCGCCGGCTCCATGCGTCGCTGGATGACGGGGGCTACCTGTTCACGGGGCCGTCGGATCCGCCGCTCGGGGACTACGCGCCGTTCGAGCCCGTCCTCACGGAGTGGGGCGTGCTGTACCGCAAGCCCCTGGCCGGCGCGAACGCCGGGCACGTCGTCCCGCTCCAACCCCTGGCCCCGCTGCGCGCGGACGGCACGCCCTTCACCGCGGCGCCCCCCAGCGCCTCCGCGCCGGGACGGCCCTCGGCCGCCGGAGCAGAGGGCGTGGGCCCCCGTGGCGCGGGCCCCACCGGGGCTCCCGCGCCGGGCACTGGCGTCTCCAGCGGCGCTCCCGCCCCGGCTCCCGGGCCTCTTGGCGGTGGTGCTCGCGCGCCGGGGACTTCGCCCGCCCGCGGCACTCCCGCTTCGGGGACGCCCCCGGCGGTCCGCTCCGGCGAGTCCTCCGCGTCCGGGACGCGGACCCGGTTCACGCTCAGCGTGGAGGCGCTGGAGGCCGTGCGGGTGGCGCTGGCCCGGGGCGATTGGCGCGAGGCCGCACGGCGGGCAGGCGCGCACTCCGCCGACCCGGAGGGCGCTCTCACCGCGGTTCGTGCACTGGCCAACCTGGATCCCCGCGCGGCGCTGTTCGCGTGCGAGGAGGCCTCGGTTCGTCACCCACTGGTCGCCGGTCTGCGGTATCTGGAGGCGCTGCTGCTCCTGGGACAGGCGCGGCTGGACGAGGCGGAGAGGTCCGCCCGGCAGGCGCTCTACCTGGAGCCGGGGCTCGCGGTGGGCCACCTGCTCCTGGGCCACGTGCTGCGCCGGCGGGACCAACCCGCCGCCGCGGCCCGGGCCTACCGCGAGGCGGAGGGGCTGTGCCGGAAGCTGCCGCCAGAGGCGCTGGTGCCGCTGGCGGAGGGAGAGCGGGCTGGAGCGCTGGCGGACGTGGCCCGCCAGGAGTGGCGGCGCCTGGAGCGGACGGAAGGCTGA
- a CDS encoding chemotaxis protein CheW produces the protein MPKREGNIDWDKARARLEELERATEARDSFTDEAAREALDARARALALPAQVPMLPGSLREVVRFKVAGQTYALESRFILEVLRAPELTLLPGAPPLLRGLTLLRGEVLPVVELAPLFGRPASQGVGPVLVVGTARAELGLRTDEVAEVAELTGTELVPAPPSLEEEAGALVSGVSPDGALVLEGEALLADDRLVFELSEEGVA, from the coding sequence ATGCCGAAGCGCGAGGGAAACATCGACTGGGACAAGGCCCGGGCCCGGCTGGAGGAGCTGGAGCGCGCCACCGAGGCGCGCGACAGCTTCACCGACGAGGCCGCCCGCGAGGCGCTCGACGCGCGCGCGCGCGCCCTGGCCCTCCCGGCCCAAGTCCCCATGCTGCCCGGCAGCCTGCGGGAGGTGGTGCGCTTCAAGGTCGCGGGCCAGACGTACGCCCTGGAGTCGCGCTTCATCCTGGAGGTCCTGCGCGCGCCGGAGCTCACCCTGCTGCCGGGCGCGCCGCCGCTGTTGCGCGGCCTGACGCTCCTGCGCGGCGAGGTGCTGCCCGTGGTGGAGCTGGCCCCCCTGTTCGGCCGGCCCGCGTCGCAGGGCGTGGGCCCCGTGCTGGTGGTGGGCACGGCCCGCGCGGAGCTGGGCCTGCGCACGGATGAGGTGGCGGAGGTGGCGGAGCTGACGGGCACGGAGCTGGTGCCCGCGCCCCCCTCCCTGGAAGAGGAAGCGGGCGCGCTGGTGTCCGGCGTCAGCCCCGACGGCGCGCTCGTCCTGGAGGGAGAGGCCCTCCTCGCCGACGACCGCCTCGTGTTCGAGCTGTCCGAAGAAGGAGTCGCATGA
- a CDS encoding methyl-accepting chemotaxis protein, translated as MSIGNRIALGFGLSLLVLLIIAGVAFQGAQQLTTTTEGLLESHNNYKLLREVRALVVDAETGQRGFILTGDESYLRPYQNSLAELRTDLDALRPAMAKYPDQRSRFAKLEPMVLSKLDELSDTVRIRREQGFEAAQAIVKTNRGQRDMEAIREIITDMRETEEDRWKQYSDAATQAAQRSVWVLALGTLLGLAIVGVGSFVITRGITDPLRKLTFGAEQLGKGELTHRIDVRGKDEMADLAGAFNAMAERRQQAEIQLARQSEQREHTLKTVAEFVNQLASASSEILASTTEQVAGAQEQGTAVTETVSTIEEITKTSEEAAGRARAVSESARHSEEVGRSGRRAVEEAVSSMGAVRDQVESIASRILALAEQAQAIGDIITTVNDISEQTHMLALNASIEASRAGEHGRGFAVVASEVKALADQSKKATAQVRQILGQIQKATHGAVMTTEEGTKSVSAATRVVTEAGATIQQLADLLTQASLTAAQIAASANQQATGIGQIRQAMHDVNQATQQGLISSRQTERAMQDINAMGQKLKGLLGEFGR; from the coding sequence ATGAGCATCGGGAATCGCATCGCGCTGGGCTTCGGGCTGTCCCTGCTGGTCCTGCTGATCATCGCCGGCGTGGCCTTCCAGGGCGCCCAGCAGCTCACCACCACCACCGAGGGCCTGCTGGAGTCACACAACAACTACAAGCTGCTGCGCGAGGTGCGCGCGCTCGTCGTGGACGCGGAGACCGGCCAGCGCGGCTTCATCCTCACCGGTGACGAGTCCTACCTGCGCCCGTACCAGAACTCGCTGGCCGAGCTGCGCACGGACCTGGACGCCCTGCGCCCGGCGATGGCGAAGTACCCCGACCAGCGCTCGCGCTTCGCGAAGCTGGAGCCGATGGTCCTGAGCAAGCTGGACGAGCTCTCCGACACCGTCCGCATCCGCCGTGAGCAGGGCTTCGAGGCGGCCCAGGCCATCGTGAAGACCAACCGGGGCCAGCGGGACATGGAGGCCATCCGGGAGATCATCACGGACATGCGCGAGACGGAGGAGGACCGCTGGAAGCAGTACTCCGACGCCGCCACCCAGGCCGCGCAGCGCAGCGTCTGGGTGCTGGCGCTGGGCACCCTGCTGGGCCTGGCCATCGTGGGCGTGGGCAGCTTCGTCATCACCCGCGGCATCACCGACCCCCTGCGCAAGCTCACCTTCGGCGCGGAGCAGCTGGGAAAGGGCGAGCTCACCCACCGCATCGACGTGCGCGGCAAGGACGAGATGGCCGACCTGGCCGGCGCCTTCAACGCCATGGCGGAGCGCCGCCAGCAGGCGGAAATCCAGCTGGCCAGGCAGTCCGAGCAGCGCGAGCACACGCTCAAGACCGTGGCCGAGTTCGTCAACCAGCTGGCCAGCGCGTCCTCCGAAATCCTCGCCAGCACCACCGAGCAGGTGGCCGGCGCCCAGGAGCAGGGCACCGCCGTCACGGAGACGGTGAGCACCATCGAGGAGATCACCAAGACGTCGGAAGAGGCCGCCGGCCGCGCCCGCGCGGTGAGCGAGTCCGCGCGCCACTCCGAAGAGGTGGGCCGCTCCGGCCGCCGCGCCGTGGAGGAGGCCGTGTCCTCCATGGGCGCCGTGCGCGACCAGGTGGAGTCCATCGCGTCGCGCATCCTCGCCCTGGCCGAGCAGGCCCAGGCCATTGGCGACATCATCACCACCGTCAATGACATCTCCGAGCAGACGCACATGCTCGCGCTCAACGCCTCCATCGAGGCCAGCCGCGCGGGCGAGCACGGCCGCGGCTTCGCCGTCGTCGCCTCCGAGGTGAAGGCCCTGGCGGACCAGTCCAAGAAGGCCACCGCGCAGGTGCGGCAGATTCTTGGTCAGATCCAGAAGGCCACCCACGGCGCGGTGATGACCACGGAGGAGGGCACCAAGAGCGTGTCCGCCGCCACGCGCGTCGTCACGGAGGCGGGCGCCACCATCCAGCAGCTGGCGGACCTGCTCACCCAGGCGTCGCTCACGGCCGCGCAGATCGCGGCGTCCGCCAACCAGCAGGCCACCGGCATCGGGCAGATCCGCCAGGCGATGCACGACGTGAACCAGGCCACGCAGCAGGGGCTCATCTCGTCGCGGCAGACGGAGCGCGCGATGCAGGACATCAACGCCATGGGCCAGAAGCTGAAGGGGCTGCTCGGGGAGTTCGGGCGCTAA